The DNA window GCAGCCCGGCGCTTCGAGGCGTACGAGCGGCGCGTGTGGGGCGGGCTCCGGCCGTTCTTCAAGTTCATCCACAAGTACTACGAGCCCGCCTTCTTCGAGCTGTTCCTGCAGCCGAAGGGCGCCTTCGGCATGATCGACGCGGTCCTGAGCGTGGTCTCGGGCGGCTCGTTCCTCGGGATGCGCTGGCGGACGCGGGCGTCGCTCGCGCTCCTCTTCTCGATCGCGCGCGTCAACGTGTGGGTGCGCCGGCGCGCCGGGCGGCCCGTCGAATCGCGCCTGGAGTGGTAGGGCTGGGCCGGATCCTGCGTGGCTACGCGTTCACGATCGCCGGCATCGCGATCGGCGTCGCCGGGCTCGTCGCGCTCGGCGCGATGAGCGAGCGGATCGTCCGCTTCATCGAGGGCGGCGACCGCTTCGTCCTCGGCCAGATCTCCGTCGCCGGGCGGGGGATGGGGATGGGCACCGGCTTCACGGCGGGCGGCCTCCTGCCGGCGGCGACGATCGGGAAGCTCGCCGAGGTGGACGGCGTCGCGGGAGTGCAGGCGCAGGTCATGCTCCCCCTCAATCCCTCGACCTCGCAGTTCATGACGCTCACGCAGGAGCTGGTGCTCGGCCTCGACCTCGCCGTGCCGATGCCGAACCGCCACTACCGCGGGCTGCCCGTGCGCGCCGGACGCTTCCTGCGCGCCGGTGACCGGCGCGTCGCCGTCGTCGGCGCGTCCTTCGCCGCCTCGCGCGGCCTCGCGGTGGGCTCGCGGCTCGACCTCGAGGGCAAGCCGTTCGAGGTCGTCGGGGTGCTCGACCGGATGCTGACGGCGCCCGACCGGTTCGTCATCGTTCCGATCGAGGACGCGCGCGAGCAGTGGGTGGCGAAGGACAAGCTCCTCCAGACGCTGCTCGCCTCCGGC is part of the Candidatus Methylomirabilota bacterium genome and encodes:
- a CDS encoding ABC transporter permease, yielding MVGLGRILRGYAFTIAGIAIGVAGLVALGAMSERIVRFIEGGDRFVLGQISVAGRGMGMGTGFTAGGLLPAATIGKLAEVDGVAGVQAQVMLPLNPSTSQFMTLTQELVLGLDLAVPMPNRHYRGLPVRAGRFLRAGDRRVAVVGASFAASRGLAVGSRLDLEGKPFEVVGVLDRMLTAPDRFVIVPIEDAREQWVAKDKLLQTLLASGAAALTAADLNTGAAVGWRDGEDADAVARRILARVPGVNVQLPSELSSLLRSSTAFFSALLAGMGVLALVIGGLSLANTMAAAVFERIRDFGVKRALGATDWALGREVLAESLAVTLAGGLAGILLALALGVAVDAHAARSGQQLFHFSARLLGGALVFSVTLGALAAAYATWRVVSLSPAEAIRRGA